The following are encoded together in the Mesoplasma sp. JKS002658 genome:
- a CDS encoding citrate lyase holo-[acyl-carrier protein] synthase — protein MNSEMLFVKLTMDAPLLSARELRTLVLFRCLEQGYVVVTLTLNIPGLSKTTPKSQGFFHHYYYQVNKLLEQQFKLEQRFNWTDPSGVIGYFLLDGKSDSRMVKQLLLNYEESLKVQGQLLDLDVYQRSKTKVGRKQLNYQVRKCFLCNQPAKECAVKQVHSKKELQDFLDQFLVIDSSWNDDLMIVEEQELDEVSFYQDFFNQNQETNKQVLESLQIALAKPDFDDLEQIASLIHLVDQICLILSQQSYNLKKVNQTLEQRFLFRYELLRKFSNKSYC, from the coding sequence ATGAATAGTGAAATGCTGTTTGTTAAGTTAACAATGGATGCTCCCCTTTTGAGTGCGCGAGAATTGCGCACTCTTGTTTTGTTTCGGTGTTTAGAACAGGGTTATGTTGTGGTGACCTTAACCTTAAATATTCCTGGCTTGTCAAAAACTACCCCTAAGAGTCAAGGGTTTTTTCATCACTATTATTATCAAGTTAACAAACTTTTAGAACAACAATTTAAACTTGAACAAAGGTTTAATTGAACTGATCCAAGTGGAGTGATTGGTTATTTTCTTTTGGATGGAAAAAGTGATTCTAGAATGGTTAAACAATTACTTTTAAATTATGAAGAAAGTTTAAAAGTACAAGGACAATTGCTTGACCTTGATGTTTATCAGCGGTCAAAAACAAAAGTTGGGCGGAAACAACTTAATTATCAAGTAAGAAAGTGTTTTTTGTGTAACCAACCAGCCAAAGAATGTGCAGTCAAACAAGTTCATTCTAAAAAGGAACTACAAGATTTTCTTGACCAATTTTTAGTAATTGATTCTTCTTGAAATGATGATCTGATGATTGTAGAAGAACAAGAACTTGATGAAGTTAGTTTTTATCAAGACTTTTTTAACCAGAATCAAGAAACTAATAAGCAAGTGTTAGAATCTTTGCAAATCGCTTTAGCTAAACCAGATTTTGACGATCTTGAACAAATAGCAAGCTTGATTCATTTGGTCGATCAGATTTGTTTAATTTTAAGTCAGCAAAGTTATAATTTAAAAAAAGTAAACCAAACTCTTGAACAAAGATTTTTGTTTCGCTATGAATTGCTAAGAAAATTTAGCAACAAATCTTATTGTTAG
- the citC gene encoding [citrate (pro-3S)-lyase] ligase — protein sequence MNNFQLEMVDLNNTAALQEVKDFLTKFSLKMDDVDHTVVIKDENHQIIATCSKLFNLIKCVGVDKEYRGYELANKLVTYYLNIINDEYDEAFIITKPEYNGLFQSMGFGSLFENDQIAFLTSRMDKVRDYQAYLSREVKAGINGVIVMNANPFTNGHLALVETAAKQVDNLYLIPVLENLSFFTYQERKVMIEQGVQDLVNVKVLNGCPYIISKSVFPSYFLKSSEAVIQAQTQLDANLFVKLFKDPLKVKKRFLGSEPISHTTDVYNQTLTTILEKNNIEVVIIPRVEFNHQPISASEVRASLVKGDWNLIEKITPLTTVQFLKELDLTPRLKANLDKIYKDN from the coding sequence ATGAATAATTTTCAATTAGAAATGGTTGATTTAAACAATACCGCAGCATTACAAGAAGTTAAAGATTTTTTAACAAAATTTAGTTTAAAAATGGATGATGTTGATCACACTGTAGTAATTAAGGACGAAAATCACCAGATTATCGCTACTTGTTCGAAGTTGTTTAACTTAATTAAGTGTGTTGGGGTGGATAAAGAATATCGTGGTTATGAACTTGCTAACAAGTTAGTAACTTATTATTTAAATATTATCAACGACGAATATGATGAAGCTTTTATTATTACCAAACCAGAATATAACGGGTTATTTCAAAGTATGGGATTTGGGAGTTTGTTTGAAAATGATCAAATTGCTTTTCTGACTTCAAGAATGGATAAAGTTCGTGACTATCAAGCTTATTTGTCCAGAGAAGTTAAAGCAGGGATTAACGGGGTTATTGTGATGAATGCTAACCCGTTTACTAATGGTCATTTAGCATTAGTGGAAACTGCAGCAAAACAAGTTGATAACCTTTACCTTATTCCTGTGTTAGAAAATTTAAGTTTTTTTACTTATCAGGAACGAAAGGTAATGATTGAACAAGGAGTTCAGGATTTAGTGAATGTTAAGGTCTTGAATGGTTGTCCTTATATTATTTCTAAAAGTGTTTTTCCCAGTTACTTTCTCAAGTCGAGTGAAGCAGTAATTCAAGCTCAAACTCAACTGGATGCTAATTTGTTTGTCAAACTTTTCAAAGACCCATTAAAAGTGAAAAAGCGTTTTTTAGGTAGTGAACCTATTTCTCATACCACTGATGTTTATAACCAAACTTTAACCACAATCTTAGAAAAAAATAACATCGAAGTGGTGATTATTCCTCGAGTGGAATTTAATCATCAACCGATTAGTGCTAGTGAAGTTCGTGCTTCTTTAGTTAAGGGTGATTGAAACTTGATTGAAAAGATTACCCCTTTAACTACAGTTCAATTCTTAAAGGAATTAGATTTAACCCCAAGGTTAAAAGCTAATTTGGACAAAATTTATAAAGATAACTAG
- a CDS encoding triphosphoribosyl-dephospho-CoA synthase, producing the protein MRNKKVYYQAALKAIKSEMESYPSLGLVSKINSGSHKDMDINDFYKSYEVFPAYLQAIEKNLNEIKTFLDLRIIGLKYEQAMLEQTNQINTHKGLIFALGIFYYSLLKNRDKTKIIPEIKTFCFPLKEDFKGNLDTKGLAFYQQGINGARQTALSGYQVVFDAYDFYYQLLVNQQLAENEVNFTLLLYFLVHIEDTTLISKIGISSYRKVQIRASILLKKLQTNYQQATAEIETFNNWAIKNNISPGGSADLLVLVDLLIFSNY; encoded by the coding sequence ATGCGAAACAAAAAGGTTTATTACCAAGCAGCATTGAAAGCAATTAAAAGCGAAATGGAAAGTTATCCAAGTTTAGGACTAGTCAGCAAAATAAACTCTGGATCTCACAAGGATATGGATATCAATGATTTTTATAAAAGTTATGAAGTTTTCCCCGCTTACTTACAAGCAATTGAAAAGAATTTAAATGAAATCAAAACTTTTCTTGATTTACGTATCATTGGCTTGAAATACGAACAAGCAATGTTGGAACAAACCAATCAAATTAATACTCATAAAGGTTTAATTTTTGCTTTAGGAATCTTTTATTATTCCCTGTTAAAGAATCGCGATAAAACAAAAATTATTCCTGAAATCAAAACTTTTTGTTTTCCTTTAAAAGAAGATTTCAAAGGAAATCTTGATACTAAAGGCTTGGCATTTTATCAACAAGGGATAAATGGCGCTCGACAAACCGCTTTAAGTGGTTATCAAGTTGTTTTTGATGCTTATGATTTCTATTACCAACTTCTTGTTAACCAACAATTAGCAGAAAACGAAGTTAACTTTACTTTACTCCTTTATTTCTTGGTTCATATTGAAGATACTACTTTAATTAGCAAGATTGGAATTAGTTCTTATCGTAAAGTTCAAATTCGTGCTTCAATTCTTTTAAAAAAACTTCAAACTAATTATCAGCAAGCAACTGCTGAAATAGAAACATTTAATAATTGAGCAATTAAAAACAATATTTCTCCAGGAGGAAGCGCTGATCTCTTAGTTTTGGTTGATTTGCTTATTTTTAGTAACTACTAG
- a CDS encoding bifunctional 4-hydroxy-2-oxoglutarate aldolase/2-dehydro-3-deoxy-phosphogluconate aldolase, with product MNKINQHFEEFKKSRISTIVRTDDYDHALKIIEGSREGGIKFIEITLTIPDAYKLITEASKKWSDLKIGAGTVLTLDQAKESIKAGASYLVDPVCDVELLKWCNENDILLIASGATPSEMYKLSINGAKIIKFFPAMIGGPEMVKMIKNPFPEFELLATAGPNLSNLDAYYQAGVLGCGITADLGGAPVGTTVEEITTIAKKYMAIVAKYL from the coding sequence ATGAATAAAATTAACCAACACTTTGAAGAATTTAAAAAGAGTCGAATTTCTACAATTGTTCGTACTGATGATTATGATCATGCTTTAAAGATTATTGAAGGTAGTCGTGAAGGAGGAATTAAGTTTATCGAAATTACTTTAACTATCCCTGATGCTTATAAGTTAATCACTGAGGCAAGCAAAAAATGATCAGACTTAAAGATTGGGGCAGGAACGGTTTTAACTTTGGATCAAGCCAAAGAATCAATCAAAGCAGGAGCTAGTTATCTAGTTGACCCGGTATGCGATGTAGAATTATTGAAATGATGTAATGAGAACGACATTCTTTTAATTGCTTCAGGAGCCACTCCAAGTGAAATGTACAAACTTTCAATCAATGGGGCTAAAATCATTAAATTTTTCCCTGCAATGATTGGAGGACCAGAAATGGTGAAGATGATTAAAAATCCATTTCCCGAGTTTGAATTATTAGCAACCGCAGGACCAAACTTGAGTAATTTAGATGCCTATTATCAAGCAGGTGTGTTAGGGTGTGGCATTACTGCTGATTTAGGTGGAGCTCCAGTTGGTACTACTGTTGAAGAAATTACAACAATTGCTAAAAAGTATATGGCAATTGTAGCGAAATATTTATAA
- the alsS gene encoding acetolactate synthase AlsS, with translation MDKKTGAQLLIETLINFEVKHVFTVPGAKIDKILDTFNDYPDAPKLIVTRHEQNATFIAQGIGRLAEKPGVVLVTSGPGISNLATGLVTATSENDPVLAIGGSVNRKDALKRTHQSMNNAALMEPITKYSAEITSVDAISEAISNAMRIASQPRMGASFLSIPNDVQGDTTSNIALSPVVHDSFGHADTQKIVKLAQEIASAEFPVVLLGMRAPGYAETAAIREFLTKVNLPVVQTFQAAGIINRQLESLLFYGRVGLFKNQPGDELLDNADLVITIGFDPIEYDTEIWNKDHDKRIFHIDETIAEIDNYYRPHTELVGDIAKTVHKLMEVSSPRVIDIESESVLKTIKEKLNKQRDTYQEDPNLVHPLHFIQVLRNLLDDSEFDVVDDQTVMSVDIGSIYIWMARNMKVYEPKKLLFTNGMQTLGVALPWAMGASFLHPGKKMISMSGDGGFLFSSQELDTAIRENLNITHFIWDDHSYNMVKFQEEIKYGRATAVELGNIDFVAYAQSFGAKGFKVEKPSELETIMREALSYQGVVVVWIPIDYRQNIELGKKLLDKIN, from the coding sequence ATGGATAAAAAAACTGGTGCACAATTATTAATTGAAACTCTAATTAACTTTGAAGTTAAGCATGTTTTCACTGTTCCTGGAGCAAAGATCGATAAAATTTTAGATACTTTTAACGATTATCCCGACGCTCCTAAACTAATAGTTACGCGTCATGAACAAAATGCTACTTTCATTGCGCAAGGAATTGGAAGATTGGCAGAAAAACCAGGAGTGGTGTTAGTAACTTCAGGACCAGGGATTTCAAACTTGGCAACAGGTTTGGTCACTGCAACTAGTGAAAATGATCCTGTGTTAGCGATTGGGGGAAGTGTTAATCGTAAAGATGCCTTAAAAAGAACCCACCAATCAATGAATAATGCGGCTTTAATGGAACCAATTACCAAGTATTCGGCAGAAATTACTAGTGTTGATGCAATTTCAGAAGCAATTTCTAACGCAATGCGAATTGCTTCTCAACCCCGAATGGGAGCAAGTTTTCTTTCTATTCCTAACGATGTTCAAGGTGACACTACTAGCAATATTGCACTTTCTCCAGTTGTTCACGATTCGTTTGGTCATGCTGATACCCAAAAGATTGTGAAATTGGCTCAAGAAATTGCAAGTGCAGAATTTCCAGTAGTTTTACTAGGAATGCGGGCACCAGGATATGCTGAAACTGCTGCTATTCGTGAATTTTTAACTAAAGTTAACCTTCCTGTAGTTCAGACTTTTCAAGCTGCAGGAATTATTAACCGTCAGTTAGAAAGTCTCTTGTTTTATGGAAGAGTAGGATTATTTAAAAATCAACCAGGTGATGAGTTGTTAGATAATGCAGATTTAGTTATCACAATTGGTTTTGATCCAATTGAGTATGATACTGAAATTTGAAACAAAGACCACGATAAAAGAATTTTCCATATTGATGAAACGATTGCAGAAATCGATAATTACTACCGTCCTCATACCGAATTAGTGGGAGATATTGCCAAAACAGTCCATAAATTAATGGAAGTTTCTTCACCACGAGTGATTGATATTGAGTCTGAAAGTGTTTTAAAAACTATTAAAGAAAAGTTGAATAAACAACGTGATACTTATCAAGAAGATCCTAATTTGGTCCACCCACTGCATTTTATTCAAGTCTTAAGAAACTTGCTTGATGATTCTGAATTTGATGTTGTTGATGATCAAACCGTGATGTCAGTAGATATTGGTTCAATCTATATTTGAATGGCACGAAATATGAAAGTTTATGAACCTAAAAAACTTTTATTTACCAACGGAATGCAAACTTTAGGAGTAGCCTTGCCTTGAGCAATGGGAGCAAGTTTCTTACACCCTGGTAAAAAGATGATTTCAATGTCTGGGGATGGAGGATTCTTATTTTCTAGTCAAGAATTAGATACGGCAATTAGAGAGAACTTGAACATTACCCATTTTATTTGAGATGATCATTCCTATAACATGGTTAAGTTTCAAGAAGAAATTAAATATGGCAGAGCAACAGCAGTTGAGTTAGGTAATATTGATTTTGTTGCTTATGCCCAATCATTTGGTGCAAAAGGGTTTAAAGTCGAAAAACCAAGCGAATTAGAAACTATCATGCGGGAAGCTTTAAGTTATCAAGGGGTAGTGGTTGTTTGAATTCCAATTGATTATCGCCAAAACATTGAACTTGGTAAAAAACTTCTAGATAAAATTAATTAG
- a CDS encoding acetolactate decarboxylase, which translates to MKLTSYSSIASLSSGDWDGHFSLATIKKTGDLAVGTFDQGNGEMLAIDGEYYQLLSDGGVNLVLDEWTSPYAVNVFFNPEFSLELNNVSQTDYLKALGAEIEKHGNQYMYAIRVTGDFKQIISRTVSLIPKPYPTIKEINNIQRVREFENIVEGNIVGFYTPKYLNTVSVDGFHQHFINHNRDCGGHVLDFHASYLKIEFAKVKEVNLLINDHSFDYHDSLQSEIELVEKSK; encoded by the coding sequence ATGAAATTAACTTCTTATAGTAGCATCGCTTCTCTTTCGAGTGGTGATTGAGATGGTCACTTTTCTTTGGCCACGATTAAAAAGACTGGTGATTTAGCTGTTGGTACTTTTGATCAAGGTAATGGAGAAATGCTAGCAATCGATGGTGAGTATTATCAATTATTGAGTGATGGGGGTGTGAATTTAGTTCTTGATGAGTGAACCTCTCCTTATGCAGTTAATGTTTTTTTCAATCCTGAGTTTAGTTTAGAATTGAATAATGTTAGTCAAACTGATTATTTAAAAGCGCTTGGTGCAGAAATTGAAAAGCACGGAAATCAATACATGTATGCCATTAGAGTCACTGGTGATTTTAAACAAATTATTTCCCGAACTGTTAGTTTAATTCCTAAACCTTACCCTACAATTAAAGAAATAAATAATATTCAACGGGTAAGAGAATTTGAAAACATTGTTGAAGGTAATATTGTCGGGTTTTATACGCCTAAATATCTAAATACGGTTAGTGTTGATGGTTTTCACCAACACTTTATTAACCATAATCGTGATTGTGGAGGTCACGTTTTAGATTTTCACGCCAGTTACCTAAAGATTGAATTTGCAAAAGTGAAGGAAGTTAACTTATTAATTAACGACCATTCCTTTGACTATCATGATAGTTTACAATCAGAAATTGAATTGGTTGAAAAAAGTAAATAA
- the fba gene encoding class II fructose-1,6-bisphosphate aldolase, whose amino-acid sequence MPKIYSKRLVNARNMVHDAFKNHYAIGHFNINNLEWTKAVLETAQSTNTPIILATSEGAIKYMGGVKVVRGMVDALMETLDITVPVALHLDHGQSVEMAKECIDNGYSSVMFDGSHLPFEENLAKAKEVVEYAKQHDVSVEAEIGSIGGEEDGVVGEGELGDPEQAKKMVETGIDFLAAGIGNIHGPYPDWWKGLNFDQLGKIEDAIHFPLVMHGGSGVPQDQVEKAISLGVAKVNINTELQLAFQKATREYILANKDTDMKAKGFDPRKLLKPGYQAIQAEMKNLIEWMGSIGKADQIEK is encoded by the coding sequence ATGCCAAAAATTTATAGTAAAAGACTAGTTAATGCTCGCAATATGGTGCATGATGCGTTTAAGAACCACTACGCAATTGGTCACTTTAATATCAACAACTTGGAATGAACTAAAGCAGTTTTAGAAACTGCTCAAAGTACTAATACCCCAATTATTCTTGCAACTTCTGAAGGAGCAATTAAATACATGGGTGGTGTGAAAGTTGTCAGAGGAATGGTTGATGCTTTGATGGAAACTTTAGACATTACTGTGCCTGTGGCGCTGCATTTAGATCATGGTCAATCAGTAGAAATGGCCAAAGAATGTATTGATAATGGTTATTCATCAGTAATGTTTGATGGTTCTCACTTACCATTTGAAGAAAACCTAGCCAAAGCTAAAGAGGTTGTTGAGTATGCTAAACAACATGATGTTTCTGTAGAAGCAGAAATTGGTTCAATTGGTGGTGAAGAAGATGGGGTTGTTGGTGAAGGTGAACTTGGTGATCCTGAACAAGCTAAAAAAATGGTTGAAACTGGAATTGACTTCTTGGCTGCTGGAATCGGAAACATTCATGGTCCTTATCCAGATTGATGAAAAGGGTTAAATTTTGATCAATTAGGAAAAATTGAAGATGCAATCCACTTCCCGTTAGTGATGCATGGTGGGTCAGGTGTGCCCCAAGACCAAGTGGAAAAAGCAATTAGTTTAGGAGTTGCTAAAGTTAATATCAACACCGAACTACAATTAGCTTTCCAAAAGGCTACTCGTGAATATATTCTAGCTAATAAAGATACTGATATGAAAGCTAAAGGGTTTGATCCTCGTAAGCTTTTAAAACCAGGATATCAAGCAATTCAAGCAGAAATGAAGAACTTGATTGAATGAATGGGATCAATTGGTAAAGCTGACCAAATTGAAAAATAA
- the rpmE gene encoding 50S ribosomal protein L31 yields the protein MPKKDIHPQYFADAQFVCTTCGNKFIAGTTKGEEVRVDICSNCHPFFTGNQKFANNQGRVEQFKSKFTKRDETNAKAMADSKAKKAENQKTAKDKK from the coding sequence ATGCCAAAAAAAGATATTCATCCCCAATATTTTGCTGATGCTCAATTTGTTTGTACCACTTGTGGTAATAAATTTATTGCAGGAACAACTAAGGGTGAAGAAGTAAGAGTTGATATTTGTTCAAATTGTCATCCTTTCTTTACTGGGAACCAAAAATTTGCCAACAACCAAGGTCGTGTTGAGCAATTTAAATCTAAATTCACTAAGCGTGATGAAACTAATGCTAAGGCAATGGCTGATTCAAAAGCAAAAAAAGCTGAAAATCAAAAGACTGCAAAAGACAAGAAATAG
- a CDS encoding DHH family phosphoesterase, with product MNKLLAKKLHYLIKKYQTIIIAKHVFPDWDAQGSALGLANLIQDNYKGKTIYVVGERIDDDSSFPSDQLTLEALGKALLIVVDTANAERIDFENFAGCQEIFKIDHHLVVDDYGNYNLVDDTAIACTQIITLWAEKMKLKISPLAAKNLYKGLVTDSGRFLFSGVNSQTFQAASILMENGVDLHQVQNELYLQDLKVKQWQNYAFNKLVLTPKGIGYIVVGPSDYQPFNLEYDQVKNALYTMSGIKEIKIWFTVIEVDQEFKVSLRSRDYEVNQVARKFNGGGHKLASGAKVKNLAELPQLIKALEALIV from the coding sequence ATGAATAAATTATTAGCTAAAAAGTTGCATTACTTAATTAAAAAATACCAAACAATCATTATTGCCAAACACGTATTTCCTGATTGGGATGCGCAAGGAAGTGCACTTGGTTTAGCTAATCTGATTCAAGATAATTACAAAGGGAAAACGATTTATGTGGTTGGAGAACGAATTGATGATGATTCTTCTTTTCCCTCAGACCAATTAACCCTTGAAGCGTTAGGAAAAGCGTTACTAATTGTAGTTGATACTGCTAATGCTGAACGAATTGATTTTGAAAACTTTGCTGGGTGTCAAGAAATCTTTAAGATTGATCACCACTTGGTGGTTGATGATTATGGTAACTATAATTTAGTTGATGATACTGCTATTGCTTGTACTCAAATCATTACCCTGTGAGCTGAGAAAATGAAGTTAAAAATTTCTCCCCTAGCAGCAAAAAACTTATACAAGGGTTTGGTGACTGATTCTGGTCGGTTCTTGTTTAGTGGTGTTAATAGTCAAACTTTTCAAGCAGCTAGCATTTTAATGGAGAATGGGGTTGATCTTCACCAAGTTCAAAACGAGTTATACCTTCAAGATTTGAAGGTTAAACAATGACAAAATTATGCCTTTAATAAATTAGTTCTTACTCCTAAGGGGATTGGTTATATTGTGGTTGGTCCAAGTGATTATCAGCCCTTTAATTTAGAATATGACCAGGTTAAAAATGCTCTTTATACGATGAGTGGAATCAAAGAAATTAAAATCTGGTTCACAGTTATTGAAGTTGATCAAGAGTTCAAGGTTTCGTTACGAAGTCGTGATTATGAAGTCAACCAGGTAGCAAGAAAGTTCAATGGTGGGGGGCATAAATTAGCTAGTGGAGCAAAAGTTAAAAACCTAGCAGAATTACCCCAACTAATTAAGGCATTAGAAGCTTTAATTGTTTAA
- the prfA gene encoding peptide chain release factor 1, whose amino-acid sequence MNPKTYEALSLMAQRLDQINDDLMKPEVLGDIKRLTQLNKERADLETKVAKFNEYQVNEQVINDSKKMLEEETDNEMITYLKQELETALNQKELLIQQAQALLIPKDPNDDKNVIIEIRGAAGGDEANIFAGDLFRMYSRYAENQNWKIEILEAMPGEAGGYSQISFLVKGEGAYSKLKFESGGHRVQRVPKTEAKGRIQTSTATVVVLPEISAVEIDIKPSDLRIDTYRASGAGGQHVNTTDSAVRITHLPTGIVASSQDGRSQFQNKELAMNALRAKVYEVEQEKQDAQLHAQRKTAVGTGARSEKIRTYNYPQNRVTDHRIGLTINKLDQIMEGSLDELIDSLINDDQKQKVARHLETDEN is encoded by the coding sequence ATGAATCCAAAAACTTATGAGGCTTTGAGTTTAATGGCTCAACGTTTAGACCAAATTAATGATGATTTAATGAAACCAGAAGTTCTTGGTGATATTAAACGTTTAACCCAATTAAATAAGGAACGTGCTGATTTAGAAACAAAAGTAGCAAAGTTTAATGAGTATCAGGTAAACGAACAAGTAATTAATGATTCAAAAAAAATGCTTGAAGAAGAAACTGATAATGAAATGATTACTTATTTAAAGCAAGAATTAGAAACAGCTTTGAACCAAAAAGAGTTGTTAATCCAACAAGCTCAAGCTTTATTGATTCCTAAAGACCCGAATGACGACAAGAACGTTATTATTGAAATTCGTGGTGCTGCGGGAGGAGATGAAGCCAACATTTTTGCTGGTGATTTGTTTAGAATGTATTCTCGTTATGCTGAAAACCAAAACTGGAAAATTGAAATTCTCGAAGCGATGCCTGGAGAGGCGGGAGGATATAGTCAGATTTCTTTCTTAGTGAAAGGAGAAGGAGCTTATTCAAAACTAAAGTTTGAATCTGGAGGTCATCGGGTTCAACGGGTTCCTAAAACCGAAGCTAAGGGTCGGATTCAAACTTCAACTGCAACAGTAGTGGTTTTACCTGAAATTAGTGCTGTAGAAATTGATATTAAACCATCAGATTTACGAATTGATACTTATCGAGCATCAGGAGCTGGTGGTCAACACGTTAATACTACTGATTCAGCAGTTCGAATTACTCATTTGCCTACCGGGATTGTGGCTTCTTCTCAAGATGGCCGCAGTCAATTTCAAAATAAGGAATTAGCAATGAATGCTTTACGAGCAAAAGTTTATGAAGTTGAACAAGAAAAACAAGATGCCCAGTTACATGCCCAAAGAAAAACTGCTGTTGGTACTGGAGCAAGATCTGAAAAGATTCGTACTTATAACTATCCTCAAAACCGGGTAACTGATCACCGGATTGGTTTAACGATCAACAAATTAGACCAAATTATGGAAGGATCACTTGACGAGTTGATTGATTCTTTGATTAATGATGATCAAAAACAAAAAGTAGCGCGCCATTTAGAAACTGATGAAAATTAA
- the prmC gene encoding peptide chain release factor N(5)-glutamine methyltransferase, with protein MKINQAFLLLTTTFADILAKSDVYELLEVILKRSYAEIVLGMADVLTSEEIQTFNQVVSQLKTRYPVAYITRRKFFYKDYFYVNQNVLIPREETSLIVEIGLDFLKTNYLNHQAIYYDFCTGSGNVGLSIQKYFPNLISYLTDNSFEALEVAQSNQIGLNLTDVNFIHGDFLSPLLNQKKFLKANLITVNPPYIDSNDPWIAENVKKYEPHNALFAPNQGLFFYQAMAEHYYEIVDKTQKFLIIMEFGANQKAEIEAIFTKKVQNDTKINFIQDANDHYRFITISN; from the coding sequence ATGAAAATTAATCAAGCGTTTTTACTTTTAACCACGACTTTTGCTGATATTTTAGCTAAAAGTGATGTCTATGAATTGTTAGAAGTGATCTTAAAGCGTAGTTATGCAGAAATAGTTTTGGGAATGGCTGATGTTTTAACTTCTGAAGAAATCCAGACTTTTAATCAAGTAGTATCACAATTGAAAACTCGCTACCCTGTAGCTTATATTACCCGTCGAAAGTTCTTTTATAAGGACTACTTTTATGTGAACCAAAACGTTTTAATTCCTCGCGAAGAGACTAGTTTGATAGTCGAAATTGGTTTGGATTTTTTAAAAACCAATTACCTTAACCACCAAGCAATCTATTATGATTTTTGTACTGGTAGTGGTAATGTGGGTTTGTCAATTCAAAAATATTTCCCTAACCTTATTAGTTATTTAACTGACAACTCTTTTGAAGCTTTAGAAGTGGCACAATCTAATCAGATTGGTTTGAATTTAACTGATGTTAATTTTATTCACGGAGATTTTCTTTCTCCCCTGTTAAATCAAAAAAAATTTCTTAAAGCAAATTTAATTACAGTTAATCCACCTTATATTGATTCTAATGATCCTTGAATTGCAGAGAATGTTAAAAAATATGAACCTCATAACGCTTTATTTGCACCAAATCAAGGTTTGTTTTTTTATCAAGCGATGGCTGAACATTACTACGAAATTGTTGATAAAACCCAAAAATTTTTGATTATTATGGAGTTTGGTGCGAACCAAAAAGCAGAAATTGAAGCAATTTTCACCAAAAAGGTTCAAAATGATACTAAAATTAACTTTATACAAGATGCTAATGACCATTATCGGTTTATTACAATTAGTAATTAG
- a CDS encoding L-threonylcarbamoyladenylate synthase produces MRLLNPKEQQTIINCLNQGEILILPTDTIYGLSGRVDAKLKVKINRLKQADQEKQLIILVNSLAMAESLVKTTPDSLSLLTSSEPTTVIYLSKTTPEQTLALRLVKRPDIQAIIDQTGPLYSTSVNVHHHPFLQTKKSLEEFDPSLQVFYVGELNGQPSRIYNSLTRKYER; encoded by the coding sequence ATGAGATTATTAAACCCAAAAGAACAACAAACAATCATCAATTGCTTAAATCAAGGTGAAATTTTAATCTTGCCAACTGATACAATTTATGGGTTAAGTGGTCGTGTTGATGCTAAATTAAAAGTGAAAATCAACCGCTTGAAACAAGCTGATCAGGAAAAACAACTGATTATTTTAGTCAACAGTTTGGCAATGGCTGAAAGTTTGGTTAAAACCACTCCTGATAGTTTAAGTTTATTAACTAGTAGTGAACCAACGACAGTTATTTATCTTAGTAAAACCACTCCTGAGCAAACTTTGGCCTTACGGTTGGTGAAACGTCCTGATATTCAAGCAATTATTGATCAAACTGGTCCATTATATTCTACTTCAGTCAATGTTCACCATCACCCATTCTTGCAAACCAAGAAAAGCTTAGAAGAGTTTGATCCTTCTTTACAAGTTTTTTATGTTGGTGAACTGAATGGGCAACCTTCAAGAATCTATAATAGCTTAACTAGAAAGTACGAACGATAA